In one Lycium barbarum isolate Lr01 chromosome 7, ASM1917538v2, whole genome shotgun sequence genomic region, the following are encoded:
- the LOC132601869 gene encoding protein MAIN-LIKE 2-like, whose product MDRPKVTQQHRSQAVWDGKLTGQNTCLTIRRANHEFWNHVRHYPLHNRILNYFERCGFGGVLAVGNVQYDEGILTALIERWRPETHTFHMRTGEYVITLQDIEVLYGIPVDGHPLVQKNVKNITKSTWRELMYDLTGWLPGEEAIIGNSLLVITQLSNHLETLIAKNDIIDEHTDEAEVQKRVRLYLLWWIGGTIFPDNTGSKLSLHFLLDIIDLDAIGGKAWGATTLSYLYNCLCGASMANSRSTGFLQ is encoded by the exons ATGGATCGCCCCAAAGTCACT CAACAGCATCGATCCCAGGCTGTGTGGGATGGAAAATTGACTGGACAGAACACGTGTTTAACTATACGTCGTGCGAATCATGAATTCTGGAATCACGTGAGGCATTACCCTTTACATAATCGCATCCTTAATTACTTTGAGAGGTGTGGATTTGGGGGAGTTTTAGCAGTAGGTAATGTGCAGTATGATGAAGGAATCCTCACTGCACTTATTGAGAGATGGCGTCCAGAGACGCATACATTTCATATGCGGACTGGCGAATATGTCATCACACTGCAGGATATCGAGGTGTTATATGGCATTCCCGTGGATGGCCACCCATTGGTGCAGAAaaatgttaaaaatataactaaatCAACGTGGCGGGAATTAATGTACGACCTTACTGGTTGGTTGCCTGGAGAAGAAGCAATTATAGGTAATAGCTTGTTGGTAATAACACAATTATCTAATCATTTGGAAACCTTGATTGCCaagaatgatattattgatgaacaCACTGATGAGGCTGAGGTACAAAAGAGGGTCAGGTTGTACTTGCTTTGGTGGATTGGTGGCACTATATTCCCTGATAATACTGGTTCAAAGCTTAGTTTACACTTTTTGCTTGACATAATAGACCTTGATGCAATCGGCGGGAAAGCTTGGGGAGCAACAacattatcatacttgtacaattgTCTATGCGGTGCTTCGATGGCTAATAGCCGTTCCACaggctttcttcaataa